The sequence CCTGGTACCGGTTGTAGTTGGGAGAGTACGTGATGATCCTAGTCTCGAACGCCTTCTTCGATCCGTCCCAGTAGTCGTGAGTCTCTCTTGAGGACTCGACCTGAGCGTTCGAGATATTCAGATATCCGTCGATACTCCGGAGAGTGCCACTAGCGTCGGGAGGGTTCTGTAGGACTACCCTATCTGTGTACTCGACCCCCATATCGACTGTAACCGACCTCGGGGTTCCTGACGAAGACACGAAGCTTATCGCACTTCCGAGGCTCTGGATATCCTCCTGGACGTTCTGGCTGTGGGAGAACTCGGTGTCCTCGTTCCAGATAGGGACTGCCTGGGTTTGAAGAATAGCTAGGAAGGTTATGGCGATGCCGAGCATCAACACCGCACCTATGACTACAGATACGGCGTCTTCCCCACGGTCGGCTTTACGCATACTCTACTACTACCGTGGGAGCGGGGATAAAGATTGGGTCAACGTCGGGTTCGACGTACGAAGAGAAAAAGACGCAGAGAATGGTGGTGTGGGGTTGGGGGGTTGGGGGGTGGTGGGGTGGGGGCTGGTTTTGCTGACTTGGCGTCAGCACAGCACCGGTAAGTACCCAGTTCGCCGGTGCTACTACATGATTAGTAGCGGGTGCCTAAAGCGTTTTTGGATGCCCCTCCGTCTTCGAGTCATGTACCACAACCTCAGAGTGGTGAGAGGACTCTCAGACAGGCGGAGAGCCGGGTAGACGGTCTCTTCGGTGGTCGTCTTCGAGGTCTATCTCGGGATCAACCGCTATGATACGTTTCGGGTTGACGCTCGGATGGGTGGTGTAGTAATGTTCCTTTATGTGGTCGAAGTCGACTGTCTCGGAGAAGCCGGGGGTCTGGTAGAGGTCACGCAGGTAGCCCGAGAGGTTCTCGTAGTCGTCTATACGGCGTCTGCTACATTTGAAATGTATGTTGTAGACGCGGTCGAAACGTACGAGTGTCGTGAACATAAAGACGTCCGCCTCTGTGAGACGGTCTCCGGCTAAGTACCTCTGGTCGGCGAGGACGTCGTCCCAGTGGTCGAGTGCGTCGAAGAGCTCGTCGACCGCCTCCTCGTAAGCCTCCTGTGTCTCGGCGAAGCCCGCCTTGTAGACGCCGTTGTTGATCGGTTCGTATATCGCGTCTATTATCCGGTCGACCTCGTCGCTGTATCCCTCGGGATAGAGGTCGACGTCGTTCTCGGCGAGGGAGTCAAACTCCGTGTCGAGGAACCGGGTTATCTCGGCTGACTCGTTGTTGACGATAGTCCCGCGTTCCTTGTCCCAGAAAACGGGGACGGTGACACGTGT comes from Candidatus Afararchaeum irisae and encodes:
- a CDS encoding glutathione S-transferase family protein, which translates into the protein MNGLVDGEWIVGGYDETDDEGRFERQEARFHSEVRDDSDADFPVESGRYHLYVSLACPWAHRTLITRKLKGLEDVVSVDVVDPFRAEDGWEFTPDKDGCTPDTVNGEEYLREIYLKADPDVTTRVTVPVFWDKERGTIVNNESAEITRFLDTEFDSLAENDVDLYPEGYSDEVDRIIDAIYEPINNGVYKAGFAETQEAYEEAVDELFDALDHWDDVLADQRYLAGDRLTEADVFMFTTLVRFDRVYNIHFKCSRRRIDDYENLSGYLRDLYQTPGFSETVDFDHIKEHYYTTHPSVNPKRIIAVDPEIDLEDDHRRDRLPGSPPV